In the genome of Neodiprion pinetum isolate iyNeoPine1 chromosome 2, iyNeoPine1.2, whole genome shotgun sequence, one region contains:
- the LOC124212122 gene encoding uncharacterized protein, which produces MGKFAVVLCLLAIVYGTSCREADITKIVTRMILKVDREIIAIYNAQSAMADELDYVKSNASAIESTVNGTVVGMVSKYEAQWNTLVSSTSVNYDTCDVSWSDEYTKADALVDEICDCIECYVSSAESSCQTFSDYVDEAADFLLLKLRKIAAADDESIFNFYTDVTGAGSNITHEALLLNTVAAMENKFAKTSSDFSYKVFNCLNATAVVNFATAVKDYYIDAETCLTDLESSST; this is translated from the exons ATGGGAAAATTCGCGGTTGTCTTGTGCCTCCTGGCCATTGTTTAT GGTACCAGCTGCCGCGAAGCTGATATTACCAAAATTGTTACCCGCATGATTCTGAAGGTAGACAGGGAAATCATTGCGATCTACAACGCACAATCAGCGATGGCCGATGAATTGGATTACGTGAAATCCAACGCTTCGGCTATTGAGAGCACTGTAAATGGAACTGTGGTAGGAATGGTCAGCAAG TACGAAGCGCAGTGGAATACCTTGGTGAGTTCCACCAGTGTCAATTACGACACGTGCGATGTCTCGTGGTCGGATGAGTACACGAAGGCTGATGCTCTCGTAGACGAAATATGCGATTGCATCGAGTGCTACGTGTCCAGTGCAGAGTCCTCTTGCCAGACGTTCAGCGACTACGTCGATGAAGCCGCAGACTTTCTGCTGCTGAAGTTACGGAAGATCGCGGCGGCCGACGATGAATCGATATTCAATTTCTACACCGACGTGACAGGC GCTGGATCGAACATCACCCATGAGGCTTTGTTATTAAACACCGTCGCGGCAATGGAAAACAAATTCGCCAAGACGTCCAGCGATTTTTCCTACAAGGTGTTCAATTGCTTGAACGCAACTGCGGTGGTGAATTTCGCAACGGCTGTGAAAGACTATTACATCGATGCGGAAACTTGTTTGACAGATTTGGAAAGCAGTTCTACATAG